The window tatctgaatcagtctcgtaGTCAAAGAAAAAAGTTGAATTATtctcttgctcagatgtaaaaaacttaatcagtgtttcagcatcaatacccttttgttcattcCTTAAatttctctcaaagtttctaatatcagaTTCTGTGCAACCTACCCGTTCTgggcctccatactctatctctaataaacatatttgttgacaagttggtacattgacctctgaaaattattttgtcaatatTTTTTTGGCTGCAGAAACactacgatgtgagcgtagcaaatgcacctttgatggagtcgaAAGCGGATGATTATGGGCTTCTATAAAGTTACAGACAACCCAATCCGGTCTAATTTGtttcttgacaaatgcaatatttgACTTACAACCTGTTCTAACTGTGCCACGTGTTCTTTCCCTTGCTAGTTGATCATGATTTGGATTTTTATTGTTCCGCTGTCGATCTGTATGTCATTCTTTAAAACATACAATTTATTTCCACGtcacttcatttgtcatcttgtttttcctgctcgtgctattccttgaactaaatccaatttctcgtgcatattggttatagaacgaatatgcatcctctagagaagggaattccattccaatttttggctttcgatcatctgcagcttggggaatgaattcctggtcatcaactctattttcttccatttctgagCGCCCTTCTATTATATTTGACAAaagataaatagataaataaataaaaactataaCTTATTTCAAAGTAAACAACTGTTCTAATTAACTAGACATGCAATTTCTAAACTCTAATTTGATTGAACAAATCATGCAATTTCTAAGGTAAACAACTGCTCCAATTAACTAGTAAGTGTTAATGGTATTATTGAAATGGAGATTAGTAAAATAACTAGACATTAGCAGCTTAAGTGCATAAATTTGCAAGGGAGAATAAGTAATATTCATCAAACAACTAGTTGATCAGACGAAGCTGTGTTTCACgaagattttaaaaaactaaatttgcATCAGCTCAATCTTGAACCAACCCTCTTTTTTATTCAAATCATATATGAAGTATGCCACACAAAACAGAAACTATGAAAACCCTAAACAGAGAACATATGTGATTCAAACATGAAGTATGTCACAAAAGAATAGATAGCAAAATTCTACAAGAGAGAAGGATTTTACCCTGGTTCGGCGCAGAGAAATGCCCTAGTGTGGAGGGAGATCAGCCACACAGAAAGCACCGCGCCCGAGCTTCGGCAAGAGAGGGGTCTCGCTGAGGGAGGCGGCTCTGCTTCATCTAGGGTTTTGCGGAGAGGATCGGAGAGGGAGGCGACGGCTCCGACAATGAACCGAGTTAGGGTTTGTGGCTCTGCGTCGCGACAAGGAGAGGAGGGGGTTCGGAGAGGGAGGTGACGACTCCGCGAGGGTTTGTGGCTCTGCGTCGCGACAAGGAGAGGAGGGGTTCGAAGAGGGAGGCGACGATTCCGCGAGGGTTTGTGACTCTGCGTCGCGAcgaggagaggggggggggggggttcggaGAGTGAGTCGGCAGAGCTTCAATTTAAGGTTTTGTTTTTTTGCACTAAAAAAACTCGCCGCTGATGTGTAACTTTTTTGCCAGCTCAGATTCACGATTTTGCTTTGCCGCACAGAAACCGCACAGAAACGTCACAGGAGATGCCTcctgtgtgtatatatatatatatataaaagcttatttatttaatttaattagttatttaaatttatttatttaattagtcTGGTATAACGAAGATAAATACTTACCAAATCAAATATCAAATTTACTTACAACTCTTAGTTAATTTACCGCGACAGTGACGCTGGCTCTTGGCCCAGCTGCACCATGAAAAAAATACCTTCGAAATTCAATAGTCTTGCAAGGATGTCAAGCGCTACAACTATATTGCAAATTCCCTTGGTTGTCTGGTGGGGTTGGGCGAGTGATCACGTGGAGGGAGATTAAGAATTGGATAGCCCGAGTTCGAATCATCGAAGCTCTATTTGTAAGTCACGTTTGGCAGGGGTAAATGGGACAGCGTGTTCAAGCTAggtcttcctctcaagctctggTTCCAACCGGAGCCTAGCTATGTTTGATGGTGCATGGGATACAGGTTGGTATGCTCAAGGTCCTCGCTGAATTGAACCTCCCTTGATTGCGGAGCACGGCACCTGGAATCTACTGCTGAATTGTTGGGGTGCTGTCATATTAGTGGAATGCTACTGGATTGAGGTTGCCACAATGACGGTGTGGCtaatttgtgattgtgtttggTTGGTAGCCATGAGCGTACAATAACATCTACACGGTATTTATACTTATCAAATTTATTGAGGACGCTTAGTTAATTTACCGCGACTGTGACGGTGGCTCTTGGCCCAGCTGCACCATGAAGAAAATACCTTCGAAATTCAATAgtcttgcaaggatgtcgaaagaCCGAAAACGGATCGAGAGGTAAAACAAAGTCTGTACCAATCTTTTATTTCGATCTTTTactttttagtttttatttactTGCTGATGGTCTTGCACTCTTGCTAAATGCTCATGCTGTCGCTCCCCAAAACCCTCTTCCTGTTTTCGTCCGGCCATCTGTCGTCGGGCCACTTGTCTGCTTGTTTTTCCTGGCCTTTCCTCTTCCGACGCATCAATCGATCCTTGAGTCGAGGAGCACTGCGATGACGACGACCGACACCAGCGAGCTGGGCCCTCGTGGCGTGGCCAACGAGACGCCGCCGTCAGATTCCGGAAGCCCTTTTCCTACTTTTCCTACTTTCCCTACTTTCCCTACTACCCCTCTCTCGGCAACGCCGCCGGGAGCTCCGCGCCCGCGCCCGGTGCGGCGGACGTCCAGGATGGAGGATCTGCTCGACAAGGTCGTGCTGCTGCTCCGTGCCTTCGCAGGCCTCTTCTCTCTCGTCTCCCTTATCGTCCTCGCCTCCAATAAGCACGGCGACTGGGAGGATTTCTCTCGGTACCAGGAATACCGGTAATTTCTTGTTCGATTTTGATGCGGCTGtaagtgaattttttttttatttatttaacaaaaTTTGGTAAGGCCGCTCTGTGGTTCTGGTAAGGTACTTGCTGGCTGTTTCCGTCCTCGCGTTCGCCTACTCGATGGCTCAGACTATCAGACAGAGGAGCCAGACAAGGGGTGGGTTGGATTTGGTGCCTATACAATATTCATGGATCGTGGATTTTTCTGGAGACCAGGTAGGGATTCTTCACTCGACGTTACTGTTTATCACTCTGGTTAACAATTAGGGGATCACCGAATTTAGGGATTTGGGGTTTTAACTGGTTTGATTCATATGAAGAAATTATACTTCTGTTGGAAACCTTCTATTCGTTTATTGCTCTTAGATTATGCAAGAATACCAATTCAAtatatcttttaatataagtgttTGCTGCTGTGTGATCCTGAAAGATACTTTATCTATAGTTCTGATATAATTCAGTTAGTACTGAAATCCGTGAACTTCTCAAACATAAGTAAATTGAACAGAATAAGGGTTGGCAATGCAGACAACTGTTTACACTAAAGGAAAGGATGTGATTTTGGAGAATTTCCTTCCTTGATCATTTAGGATTTATTTTCATGGAAGCAATATAGAAGCTACCTAATATTTGCTTAGTAAAGAGATTTTCAATTTCAGAAGATTTTTTCTTTTGAGATAATTGGAATTGCAAAGCGAGAGTATCAGACTCGGCTTGACAAAAGAAAAACTACCTAGATATATTCTAAGTTCTAGTAAAAAAGTTATCAAAATATGTGCCTTCTGAAAAATTGATAGGTTCAGGCACTATCCTAACTCAACCAAGTTACTTGTTATCTGCCTTTACTCAACAGAGAATAAGTGGAGTTAACTGTGAACCAACCATTATTATTAGTTTCCAGATTAGGACATCTTCTCCAGTGTCAGAGAGTGGGTTCATCAAGACCATATGAACTAATCAGGTGGCACTAATTGGCAAGGGGATTGATATGTGGTCCGTCCTGATGGTAGTGGAGGTGTTGAGGCAGCGGGCATAAAGGTTAGGGAGAAGCAATGCTAAACTTCAGTTGTGCAACCATTTGAGAGGCCAAAAAAGGATGGATTATGTTCACGAGGTACTAATGACACTGACACAAAGTGGCTACTCCTTGTGAGCATAACTATGTCTGATATGTCACTATCACAAAGAGTTTGGCACTGCCAACGTTTTGACGAACAGTTTAGGCAAGATGTTCATAACATGTTACAACATAAAATAGAATCTGCGCCATTTTGCAACCTGCCACCACCAACGTGAGAGAACTGACAAGTTATAGGATTGTTAATCTATGATTCCCGAGCCTCCCTCTGCTTTTGGTCTCACCACGTATTACCAGGTAGCTTGGCAGATTTATCCTATGGACGAGAACTGGTGCATAGGAATGTCTTTCTGGATTCCTTCTGGATTTGTTGACTTACTTAATACCATAAGCTTGCATTTTGAAAGACCTGTACTTTTCTGGGATGGCTAAGAGTACATTATTGAACAAGGTCACTCTTTCTGTTGGGGATAAGAATAATACCTCTTAGCAGGCCAGGCATTCTTGTATCCTGAACCTTGTAGATGAGTGGAAAAAAGTCACTTGTGAAAAGGCATTTTGTTGAATGGTAAAGCCAAAAATATGTAGCTATGTACCTTCTACAATCCAACTGATATGGTTGACTTCTTGATGGATTGGCACCCCAAAGGAGGTTCTTGTAATTGATTTTCAAGTCAGTGGACTGTTCATAAAGCCAAAGAATTGTCTAAGTGCTTCGATCTGATCATGATCATCTTGGCTGCATGCTGTCCACATATTGGACAGCTTGGATGCCACTTCCAATAATCTGCTTACTAACTGCATGAATTAAATCACTATCTCAAATTTCTGTAGAATGTGAAAAGGTGTCTGCAATTAAGAGAAACATATGGGGAGGCTTGGTCGCCCTGCCTAAGAGCTCTTTTGTTATGGAACTGATTTGGGCATCTATTGTCAAGAACAGATGGCTTCCCTTTGTGCGTTGGACCAATGGACTAGGATGGCTATTCATCACCAAGTCAAGTGCTTGTAGCATGAAGTAATCATCTCCAACTTACCGAGTCAAAATCTTTGAAGAATTCTAGCATTAAATAAAGCACCCACAGAACCCATAACGACTGTATGTTTACTAGAGATAGAGTGCCTATTATTCATTTATTGAACCATCATAAGTTCGGTAGAGATCAAGCTTAGAGTTGGATACTGGCTAGAATGCATAATCTCAAGCAAAATTAAAAATCATCAAAACTAAGCTCAAATGGCTTTCAAATTTATCCTAAAACTTCTAGTAAAATTTGCATGAGAACTCATTTGAGTTGCAAGCCAAACATAACTCTTGGGAGAGGTCATGTGAGATAAACTCAAGGATGACCAAATTATCTCGATACTGATGCTGTTTCCTATGACCATTATGTTGGTGTAGTGGGTAGGAAAAGCCTCTGCAATACCATGGTCATTTGTAAAGGTGTTAGTGAACCTTCATTTTGCTCTGGAATCCAGTCTCTGCATTGGTTGCACAATTTAATTCCACAGAAATAGTTTAAGTTTTTGTCTCCTAGTCTGACTCATTGGTCATTTCACGTTTGCCTGTTGCTTCAATAAATTTCTTTGATGAGGATCTTGATGAGTTGCTCAAGGATTGGGTTTTGCTCAATCTTCATCTAGAGAAGGGATTGCGACTCCATTAGTTCAAGCCCATGTACTTTTTTATAGGATGGTCTACCATTTTCTCCCTTTGTCCGATGATTTGTTGATCATCTCACCATTCATAAAGTTAGAAATATCTTTCCCTTTATGTATAATTCATATATAGCAGGGGTAGGATGGTGTTGACAAGAGATCATATATGAAGGCCTCGAGCGCGAGATTGTGTTTTTAAAAGGAAGCAGCGGATGCACAACTCCTGATTATCAAAGAGGATACCAATAGCAACCACCACCTTAGTTTGCAGTATCAGTTTGTATTGAAATCGACCTGTCATCAAAACCCTGTTTTGGTTGTATTGGCTAGGTAGAAGCAGTAGgaagaaaataatattcataaactGTAAAAGAAAAGGGAGACAAACTCCCTTTCTTAAATATGACCTATTTATTAAACTTTTTTTTCTGTTCATATATTTAAAGTATTGCCCATCACTTTAAAATCTAGAACAATTCTGAAGATTTATTGTTCCAGTGATCTTTGTCATTTAGTGGTTTATAACCTTTTGGCTTCAAAAAATAGCTTTGACATTCTTAAAATAGGTTTATAGCATAGGTGCTTTTATGAgattattggtcaaa is drawn from Zingiber officinale cultivar Zhangliang chromosome 1B, Zo_v1.1, whole genome shotgun sequence and contains these coding sequences:
- the LOC122047751 gene encoding CASP-like protein 4B2 codes for the protein MTTTDTSELGPRGVANETPPSDSGSPFPTFPTFPTFPTTPLSATPPGAPRPRPVRRTSRMEDLLDKVVLLLRAFAGLFSLVSLIVLASNKHGDWEDFSRYQEYRYLLAVSVLAFAYSMAQTIRQRSQTRGGLDLVPIQYSWIVDFSGDQVIAYLLISASSAAIPITNHMRETVTNIFTDASAASISMAFLAFIALAVSSLISGYRVSKNYI